In Clostridia bacterium, one genomic interval encodes:
- a CDS encoding DUF2848 family protein, translated as MNTLKLYLDNDPGQVIEYQVRRIVNGGFSGRNQEEVWKHIRELEKIGVPAPKSTPTFYPLLPDKVTTSTELLVIGTGNSGEVEYALLCGDNSGSPDRIWVALASDHTDRDLETMSILKSKQVYPNIISTGVWRLSDVLDHWDVIAIRSWVGRDRAQIYQDSTLAAIMRPEELLDKVRGLMADGDLGGTIILSGTVATKGELSFHEWWESELADPVRGQTLTCNYHVQPIDWFKGEA; from the coding sequence TTGAACACTCTGAAGCTGTATCTAGACAATGATCCGGGCCAAGTAATTGAATACCAGGTGAGGAGAATAGTCAATGGGGGCTTTAGCGGGCGCAATCAGGAAGAGGTCTGGAAGCATATTCGCGAGCTGGAAAAGATAGGAGTACCAGCGCCCAAGTCTACTCCCACCTTTTACCCACTTTTGCCGGATAAAGTTACCACCAGTACCGAGCTGCTGGTAATAGGCACCGGCAACAGCGGGGAAGTGGAATACGCCTTGTTGTGCGGAGATAACAGTGGAAGCCCTGATCGCATATGGGTAGCCCTGGCCAGCGATCATACTGATCGGGACCTGGAAACCATGAGTATCCTTAAATCCAAACAAGTCTATCCAAACATCATTTCCACCGGAGTTTGGCGGCTAAGCGATGTGCTTGACCATTGGGACGTTATCGCCATTCGGTCTTGGGTGGGCCGAGACCGAGCTCAGATTTACCAAGACTCGACCCTGGCTGCCATTATGAGGCCGGAGGAGCTCTTGGATAAGGTGAGAGGGCTAATGGCGGATGGAGACCTGGGCGGAACCATTATCCTTTCTGGGACAGTGGCTACCAAAGGCGAACTCTCCTTCCATGAATGGTGGGAGTCAGAGCTAGCCGATCCGGTTCGCGGACAGACCTTGACTTGCAACTACCATGTACAGCCTATTGACTGGTTTAAAGGTGAGGCTTGA
- a CDS encoding cupin domain-containing protein: MAKPELEFFDPDLIPWKPVEGGPEGIVEKIVSRDPETGSYTRLLKFPPGMRTTETLVHDFWEEVYIIKGTLIDLGKNQVFTEGMYACRPPGMVHGPYEIPTGCTTFEIRYYLK, from the coding sequence ATGGCTAAGCCAGAGTTAGAGTTCTTTGATCCAGACCTAATTCCGTGGAAGCCAGTTGAGGGAGGACCGGAAGGCATAGTCGAAAAGATAGTTAGCCGGGACCCGGAAACCGGTTCCTATACCCGCTTACTGAAATTTCCTCCAGGTATGCGCACTACCGAAACCTTAGTTCATGACTTCTGGGAGGAAGTATACATTATCAAGGGAACGTTGATTGATTTAGGAAAGAATCAAGTCTTTACAGAAGGCATGTATGCCTGCCGACCTCCGGGAATGGTTCACGGGCCCTACGAAATTCCTACGGGTTGCACCACGTTTGAGATAAGGTATTACTTAAAGTAG